ACGAGCCGAGCGGTGGCCCCCGTACCCGGATGGTTGCGGGCCCTGGCGGTGGTGGCCACGGTCACCATGTTCCTGGTGGTCGTGGCCGGCGCCCTGGTCACCGCCACCGGTTCCGGCGAGGGGTGCGGGCGGTCCTGGCCGCTGTGCGGCTCCCCGGTGTGGACCGTGCAGGCGGTCATCGAGTTCAGCCACCGGGTGGTCTCCGGCGTGGCGGCCCTGGTGGTGGTGGCGCTGGCGTGGGTCGCGCCCCGCAGGCTGGGCGGACGGCGGGACGCCCGCTGGCTGGCGGGGGTGGCCGTGGCGTTCCTGTTCCTGCAGGCGGGACTCGGGGCCGGGGTGGTCCTGTGGGGGCAGTCGGACGCGGTGCTGGCCCTGCACTTCGGGATCTCGCTGGTGTCCTTCGCGTCCGTCGCCCTGCTCGGGCTCCGGGTCTGGCGCGCTGCGTCGTCTCCGGCCGCGGCGCCGGCGCCGTCGGGGTCTGCGGCGGGGTACGGCAATGGCGCCGATGCGGGACCGGCGGGCGGGCGTCGGCCGGGGGACGGCGTCGAGCCCCCGGATCGCGGCCACGACGCGGGGGCCGGGGCCGCCCGGGAGGTGGCGGCCATCCCGGTCGGGTGGCGCCGGGCCGTCTGGGGCCTGCTCGCCTACACCTACGGGGTGGTCTACACGGGGGCCTACGTCCGGCACACCCAGACCAGCCTCGCCTGTCCCGCCTGGCCGCACTGCGGCGCGCCCTGGGAGGGGGCCGCTGCGATCCAGATGGCCCATCGGCTGGCGGCCGGCCTGTTGGTGCTGGCCGTGGTGGCCATGGCGGTGGCGGCGCGGCGCGTCGCGCGGCGCGCCGACGGGAGGCCGCTGCGGTCCGCGTCCCGGGCTGCCGGGGTGACGGGGACCCTGGTGGGACCCGTCGCCGCCGCCTGGACGAACCCGGCGGCGCCGCGCGGGGCGCTGGCGCGCGGGCTCGCGTGGGCCGCGGTGCTCGCCGTCCTGCAGGCGCTGAGCGGAGCGTACGTGGTGCTCAGCCGCCTCGATCTGCCGGCGACCATGTTGCACAGCAGCCTGATGGCCCTGCTCTTCACCGTCCTCTGCCACGTGGCGCTGGAGGTGGCCGGACCCGGGTGGTCCGTGGCCGCCTACGGCCAGCCGGCACCGGGGGCCCGCGCCGGCGGAGCAGGAGGACCCGGTCGGGCGGGGGCGGCCGGAGAGGTGGGCGCGCCGGCGGGCGCGTAGGGCCCGCCGGCGGAAGGCGGGTCGATGCCGGCACGGGGCCTGGCGGCGGCCGGAGCGTCCGCGACGCTCCGGCCGCCGCCGCGCTGCGAGCCGCTGCGATGGGCGTCGGCGCCCGTGCCACGGACCGGCACCTCTGCTACGGACCCGGTCAAGCCCCTACGCCCAAGCCTCAGGGGGCGCTTCCCATCCCAGCGGACGCGCTTCCCCGAAGGGGACGCGCTCCCCGAACCCGAGGGCACGCCCCCCGAGCCAGCGGGCCCAGCGGGCATGCCTCAGACGTAGTCCGCCGTAGTACGCCCAGCGTCCTTCGCCCGCGAGTCCGCGGCACGGTGCCCGGACGTCGAGGACGTCGACCCCACCCGCACCCTCAGCCGGACAACATCGCCCAGACCTGCCGCAGCGTGACGTCCACGACCATGGCTGTGAACAGGCCGAACAGGTAGACGATGCTGTAGCCGTACAACGCGCGGGCGAGGGCGTCGCTCGGCCGGGCCATGAGACTGGCCGCCATGCGCAGGAAGCGGGCCCCCAGTCCCACGGCCGCGAGCGCGTAGATCCAACGCAGCCCTCCCAGCGGCGCCGTGGCCAGGGTGGCGGCCACCGTGACCCAGGTGTAGACGTAGATCTGCCGGAGGGTGGCCTCCACCCCCGCCACCACCGGCAGCATCGGCACCTTGGCCTGGGCGTACTCGTCGCGCAGCACCACGGCCAGGGCCCAGAAGTGGGGCGGCGTCCAGAAGAAGACGATCAGGAACATCAGGACGGCGGCCAGGTCGAGCTCGCCCGTGGCCGCGGCCCAGCCGATCAACGGGCCCACGGCGCCGGCCGCCCCGCCGATGACGATGTTCTGGGGCGTCCGGCGCTTGAGCCACGCCGTGTAGATCCCGACGTAGTAGACGAGACCGGCCACGGCGATGTAGGCCGTCAGGGGGTTGACCTGCGTGTAGAGCAGGACGAAGCTCGCGATCCCCAGGGCGATGGCGAAGACCGTGGCGTGGATCGGCTGCACACGGCCCGCCGCGATGGGTCGGCGGCTGGTCCTGGGCATCGCCGCGTCCATGTCGCGATCGAGCACGTGGTTCAGCGCGGCGGCGGCCCCGCCCGCGAGCAAGGTGCCGCCCAGCGTGAGCAGAAGCGTCCAAGGATGCGGTGCCTGGCCCAGGGCGACCCACATGGAGGCCGCGGTCGTCACCAGGACGAGCAGCATGACACCGGGCTTCATCAGGGTCAGGTAGTCCCGCAGGGTTTCGCTGCGGCTGGCGGGCACCGCGCGCGCCAGCGCGGCGCTGTCGGGTACGCTCATAGGCGCTCCTCCATCCCAGGGGGCAACGACCCCATGATCCGCTCAGGTCCACCACCGCACGGGGACCCGGTCCCGGTGCGGAGCACCCGCGCCGACGCAAGACCGGCACCTCGCCGACCTCCCGATGGCGGAGCCGTCCGGGCGCCGGCGACCGGGTCACCCATGGGCGACCGACGATTAGAAGATAGCGGATCCGGCGGCGCTCAGGCGACCCAAAAGCACATGCTCCGGCTCCCAACCGAGGCGCATCGGTCTACAAACCGATGGCCAGGGTCGAGTGGGTTGGGGGACTGTGAAAGGGGGATCGCGGCGAAGGGGACGGGCAGGATCGACCACCGTTCCCATCGATCACGGCTTCATTCTACCAATCAACGGTGCGCCGGTTAACGGTGCGTCAGCAAGGTTGACGCCGGCAAGGTCGACGCCAGGGTGGACCCCCGGTCACGGGGGCAAACTGGCGCCCTTGTCATTCGTCGCCTTGCGACCGTAGGGGGGATTCCATACAATCCAAGCGGGTCTGCAGCCGGTTTCTCAGCAACCCGGTTTCTGACCAACCTGTGCCTGTGACGAGGGACGCAGAGGTCCGGAGCCCCGAGGCGCGCCGGCGGGCGGTGGCCGTTCGGGGCCGGCGGGATTGGAGGCAAGGCGGACATGCATCAGGTGACGGAGCGCGACAACCGGCGCGGAGGCGCCATCATGACCTTGCTCGTCGGGCTGGTCCTGGTGGCGGGCGTGGCCAGCACGGTCTACGCCACCAAGCGCTGGTGGCTGCCACCCCTGGTGTCGGCCGCGGCGGCACCCATCGACCACATGTTCAACCTGCTGATGGTCACCATTGGCATCGTCTTCGTGCTGACCCAGGGGGCGCTGGCCTGGTTCGTCTGGCAGGCGGCCCGGAATCCCAGGGCCCTGTACTGGCACGAGAACCGGCGGCTGGAGACCACCTGGACGGTGGTGACCGCGGTAGTCCTGACGGCCTTCATCGTCATGGGCTACCAGATCTGGCTGTCGCTCCACGCGCCGACGGCCGCGGCGGCGGAGAAGACGGCGGTGGTGGAGGTCTGGGGGCAGCAGTTCTTCTGGACCGCGCGCTATCCCGGGCCGGACGGCCAATTCGGCAAGACGGACCCCCAGTACGTGGACTTCCAGAAGAACCCGTTCGGCATCGATCCCAATGACCCGGCCGGCCGTGACGACATCGTCGTCGACGGCTCCAAGGAGCCGATCGTGGTCCCGGCGGGGTACCGGGTGACGGTGCGGCTCGCGTCGCGGGACGTGATCCACAGCTTCTTCGTCCCGTCCCTCCGGGTGAAGATGGACGCGGTGCCCGGCCAGGTCAACGAGGTCTACGTCGAGCCGACGGAGCCCGGCACCTACGAGATCGCGTGCGCGGAGCTGTGCGGCGTCGGGCACTTCGCGATGCGTGGCGAGCTCCGGGTGGTCTCCGAGGCGGACTGGCAGGCGTGGCTCCAGGAGCGCGCGGGTGAGCACGGCGGGACGGCCCAGTGAGCGCCCGCCGGTCCGGTAGAGAGGAGGAGGAGTCCATGGCCCACGGCGGGACCCCGGCGGCCGTGGCGGGGCACGCCACCGAGGCGGCCCATCACCACGCGCCGCAGAGCTTCTGGCGCCGTTACGTCTTCAGCACGGACCACAAGATCATCGCCATCCAGTACCTCTTGACGTCGCTGATCATGGCGGCGGTGGGTGGCTTCCTGGCTATGCTGATGCGCGTGCAGCTGGGCTGGCCGGGGAAGGAGTGGCCGTTGCTGGAGGCCATCATGCCCAACGCCTTCAAGGGCGGGCAGATGGATCCGGACTTCTACTACGGGGCCGTGACCATGCACGGCACCATCATGGTGTTCTTCTTCCTGACCACGGCCCTGAGCGGCGGGTTCGCCAACTTCCTGATCCCGCTGCAGATCGGTGCCCGGGACATGGCCTTCCCGGTTCTCAACATGCTGTCCTTCTGGGCGTTCCCGGTGTCCATCGCCTTCGCCCTGGCGTCCTTCTTCGTCCAGGGCGGCGCGCCGGGTACCGGTTGGACGGCCTACGTGCCCCTCAGCGAACGCGAGACGGCCGGCCAGACCCTCTGGCTGATCTCGGTATTCATCCTGATGCTGGCGTTCCTGGCGGGTGGCATCAACTACATCACGACCACCCTCAACATGCGCACCAAGGGCATGTCCATGAGCCGGCTGCCCCTGACGGTGTGGGCGCTGTTCGCCACGGCGCTGATCGGGCTGTTCGCCTTCCCGGCGCTGATGGCGGCGTGCCTGATGCTGATCTTCGACCGGGTCGGCGGCACCCACTTCTTCGACCCGGCCGGCGGCGGTGACCCGATCCTGTGGCAGCACCTGTTCTGGTTCTTCGGTCACCCCGAGGTCTACATCGTCATCCTGCCGGCCATGGGCATCGTGTCCGAGGTCCTGGCGGCCCACGGCCGCAAGCCGGTCTTCGGCTACAAGTACATGGTCGGGTCGATGCTGACCATCGCGGGCTTGAGCTTCCTCGTCTGGGGGCACCACATGTTCTCCAGCGGCATGAGCCCGACGCTGGGCAGCATCTTCATGGTGACGACCCTGGCCATCGCAATCCCGTCGGCCATCAAGACGTTCAACTGGCTGGCGACCATCTACCGGTCGAAGATGCGGTTCACGGCGGCGTCGCTGTACGCCATCGGCTTCGTGTCGCTGTTCATCACCGGCGGCCTGACGGGCATCATCCTGGGCAACCCGTCCGTCGACTTGTACTTCCATGACACGTACTTTGTCGTCGGCCACTTCCACTTCATCATGGGAGCCGCGGCGCTGTTCGGCGTCTTCGCGGGGATCTACCACTGGTTCCCCAAGATGTTCGGCCGGATGATGAACGAGCGCCTGGGGAAGATCCACTTCTGGCTGACGTTCCTCGGCATCTACGGGACGTTCTTCCCGATGCACTTCCTGGGGACGGCCGGGATGCCACGGCGGATCTACAACTGGGACGCCTATCAATTCCTGGGCGACGTGGCGACCCTGAACCATGTGATCTCCATCTCGGCCTTCGTGCTGGGCGCCGCGCAGTTGATCTTCGCGTACAACCTGTTCTACAGCATGTTCCGGGGTCCGAAGGCCGAGCGGAACCCGTGGCAGGCCAACACCCTGGAGTGGTGGGCGCCGTCGCCGCCGCCCCACGGCAACTGGGACGAGGCCGAGCCGGTGGTGTACCGCTGGCCGTACGAGTACAGCCCCAAGGACGCGCCCGAGGGCGTCGACCACATCCCGCAGTGGCTGCCGGAGCCGGCCATGGCCGTGGCCGGGCGCGACGGCCAGCGGGCGCGGTGAGCGGAAGGGACCGCCCATCCCGCTGCCCGCGCCGCGGGCACGCCGCCGCGGCGTGATCCGGCGGCGTCGGCGATGGGACGGCACGAATCCGCACCCATGGAGGGAGCGAGGGCGGGATCCCGTGGCGCACCGGCACCGGTTGGCGCAGGCGGGCGTTCCACGGGACGTGCGGAGTCGGTCAGCCGTTGGCGGGCCGCGGACGCGCGGACGGGTGGGGGGGCTGACGAGAGCGGCCCCTGCCGTCCGCGGCGAGCGGCCGGCGGTGGGCCGGCGGGGGTGAGGCGGATGTCGACGACGATCCAGCGGCCACCGCGCCAGCGCACCCGCGGGGGGCGGCCGCCGGGGCGGGAGCGCCCGGCCGTCCCGGCGATGCCCGGCGGCCGGATCCACACCCCTGGGCGCGTGCCGCCCAACGGGTGGGACGGCCGCGGTGGCGGCCCCGGTCCCGCGGGGGACGACGACGCGGCGCGCTCCCGGGCGGCGACCATGGCCACCTGGCTGGTGGTGGCGGCCGTCACCCTGATGTTCATGGGGTTCACCAGCACCTACGTGGTGCGCAGCGCGGAGCCGGGCTGGGCCCGCCAGGCCCTGCCGTCCCTGCTGTGGTGGAACACGGCGGTCCTGCTGGCCAGCAGCGTCACCATGGAGGTGGCGCGGCGCCGCGTGGGACGGGGCGACCGGGCGGGGGCGCGCCGGGCCCTGGGGTGGACGCTGCTGCTGGGAGCCGTCTTCGTGATCGGGCAAGGGGCCGCCTGGCTCCAGTGGGTGGGCGCCGGGGTCGGCGTGGCCGAGAGCACGCACGCCGCGTTCTTCTACCTGTTGAGCGGCGTCCACGCCGCGCACGTGGCGGGCGGGCTGGGCGCCCTCGGCTACGGGATGTGGCGCCTGGCGCGGCCTGCACGAGCGGGCCAGCTGGCCGGATCGCTGACCAACATCGCGACGTACTGGCACTTCGTCGACGCGCTGTGGGTGTACGTGTTCGCATTGCTGCTCTGGTGAGGACGGAGGTGGCGGCATGAGCACCATCGAGGCGTCGCAGCACCCGCTGGCCGCCGACCAGGAGGCGGTGCTGCGCTCGGACTGGGGGGGCGGCCGCTCGCCCTTCGCCACGGCCCATGCCAAGCTGGGCATGTGGATCTTCCTGGCGTCGGACGTGCTGGTCTTCGCCACGCTGCTGACGGCGTACGGCGTGGCGCGGCTGAAGGCCCCGACCTGGCCCGACCGCACCGAAATCTTCGACGGGCTGTGGCTGGTCACACTGATGACCTTCATCCTGATCAGCAGCAGCTCGACCATGGCGGCCGCGGTGGGGGCCGCGCGGCGCGGCGACCAGCGGGCGGCGGTGCGCTTCCTCCTGCTGACCATCCTGGGCGGCCTGTTCTTCCTCGGATCGCAGGCCTACGAGTGGTCCCACATGATCCACGACGGCGCCCGGCTGTTCAGCAACCCGTGGGGCGTGCCGCAGTT
The sequence above is drawn from the Thermaerobacter sp. FW80 genome and encodes:
- a CDS encoding heme A synthase — translated: MARTEVRQGSAHGDRRTAVAAAGRAGRHRGTSRAVAPVPGWLRALAVVATVTMFLVVVAGALVTATGSGEGCGRSWPLCGSPVWTVQAVIEFSHRVVSGVAALVVVALAWVAPRRLGGRRDARWLAGVAVAFLFLQAGLGAGVVLWGQSDAVLALHFGISLVSFASVALLGLRVWRAASSPAAAPAPSGSAAGYGNGADAGPAGGRRPGDGVEPPDRGHDAGAGAAREVAAIPVGWRRAVWGLLAYTYGVVYTGAYVRHTQTSLACPAWPHCGAPWEGAAAIQMAHRLAAGLLVLAVVAMAVAARRVARRADGRPLRSASRAAGVTGTLVGPVAAAWTNPAAPRGALARGLAWAAVLAVLQALSGAYVVLSRLDLPATMLHSSLMALLFTVLCHVALEVAGPGWSVAAYGQPAPGARAGGAGGPGRAGAAGEVGAPAGA
- a CDS encoding heme o synthase translates to MSVPDSAALARAVPASRSETLRDYLTLMKPGVMLLVLVTTAASMWVALGQAPHPWTLLLTLGGTLLAGGAAAALNHVLDRDMDAAMPRTSRRPIAAGRVQPIHATVFAIALGIASFVLLYTQVNPLTAYIAVAGLVYYVGIYTAWLKRRTPQNIVIGGAAGAVGPLIGWAAATGELDLAAVLMFLIVFFWTPPHFWALAVVLRDEYAQAKVPMLPVVAGVEATLRQIYVYTWVTVAATLATAPLGGLRWIYALAAVGLGARFLRMAASLMARPSDALARALYGYSIVYLFGLFTAMVVDVTLRQVWAMLSG
- the coxB gene encoding cytochrome c oxidase subunit II, whose translation is MHQVTERDNRRGGAIMTLLVGLVLVAGVASTVYATKRWWLPPLVSAAAAPIDHMFNLLMVTIGIVFVLTQGALAWFVWQAARNPRALYWHENRRLETTWTVVTAVVLTAFIVMGYQIWLSLHAPTAAAAEKTAVVEVWGQQFFWTARYPGPDGQFGKTDPQYVDFQKNPFGIDPNDPAGRDDIVVDGSKEPIVVPAGYRVTVRLASRDVIHSFFVPSLRVKMDAVPGQVNEVYVEPTEPGTYEIACAELCGVGHFAMRGELRVVSEADWQAWLQERAGEHGGTAQ
- a CDS encoding cbb3-type cytochrome c oxidase subunit I — translated: MAHGGTPAAVAGHATEAAHHHAPQSFWRRYVFSTDHKIIAIQYLLTSLIMAAVGGFLAMLMRVQLGWPGKEWPLLEAIMPNAFKGGQMDPDFYYGAVTMHGTIMVFFFLTTALSGGFANFLIPLQIGARDMAFPVLNMLSFWAFPVSIAFALASFFVQGGAPGTGWTAYVPLSERETAGQTLWLISVFILMLAFLAGGINYITTTLNMRTKGMSMSRLPLTVWALFATALIGLFAFPALMAACLMLIFDRVGGTHFFDPAGGGDPILWQHLFWFFGHPEVYIVILPAMGIVSEVLAAHGRKPVFGYKYMVGSMLTIAGLSFLVWGHHMFSSGMSPTLGSIFMVTTLAIAIPSAIKTFNWLATIYRSKMRFTAASLYAIGFVSLFITGGLTGIILGNPSVDLYFHDTYFVVGHFHFIMGAAALFGVFAGIYHWFPKMFGRMMNERLGKIHFWLTFLGIYGTFFPMHFLGTAGMPRRIYNWDAYQFLGDVATLNHVISISAFVLGAAQLIFAYNLFYSMFRGPKAERNPWQANTLEWWAPSPPPHGNWDEAEPVVYRWPYEYSPKDAPEGVDHIPQWLPEPAMAVAGRDGQRAR
- a CDS encoding cytochrome c oxidase subunit 3; protein product: MSTTIQRPPRQRTRGGRPPGRERPAVPAMPGGRIHTPGRVPPNGWDGRGGGPGPAGDDDAARSRAATMATWLVVAAVTLMFMGFTSTYVVRSAEPGWARQALPSLLWWNTAVLLASSVTMEVARRRVGRGDRAGARRALGWTLLLGAVFVIGQGAAWLQWVGAGVGVAESTHAAFFYLLSGVHAAHVAGGLGALGYGMWRLARPARAGQLAGSLTNIATYWHFVDALWVYVFALLLW
- a CDS encoding cytochrome c oxidase subunit 3 gives rise to the protein MSTIEASQHPLAADQEAVLRSDWGGGRSPFATAHAKLGMWIFLASDVLVFATLLTAYGVARLKAPTWPDRTEIFDGLWLVTLMTFILISSSSTMAAAVGAARRGDQRAAVRFLLLTILGGLFFLGSQAYEWSHMIHDGARLFSNPWGVPQFSASFFVITGFHGFHVLTGLIYLTVVTLNAMRGRYSGLGVEVAGLYWHFVDLVWVFVFSLFYLI